ATGAATAATTTTACTTTCTCCCGCTCAGCCACAGAAGTAGTTTGTGCGATTACATCTTTATAATTTTGATTATCCATTACCAGGATATAATCATATCTATCAAACAGAGTCGGATTAAAATGCTGTGCTTTTTGTTTACTGATATCGATTCCGTATTTTGCTGCCACCGCTATCGACCGATGGTCCGGAGCCTGTCCGATATGCCAGTCGCCTGTGCCGGCAGAATCAATCTCCCAGTCTAAACCACCTTCATCTACTAAATGTTGTAACACGCCATGTGCTAAAGGAGATCTGCAAATATTCCCCAAACAAACCATTAGAATTTTCATGCTCCTAAATTACGATTAAATATTGCAATCAAAAAAGGGTTGCCAGATGTATGGCAACCCTTTGATTTTATCATGACAGTTTTCGTTTAATATTCCACCGGAACATTCAACATAACTGTACTGCCTCTTTCCGGCACACCTTTGATACGGATAATGTTACGATCGGTATCTCCTAATGCAGATTCTATATCATCTACACTATTTACAGGTTTACCATTTATTTCAGTGATGACCAAACCTCTTTCTACTCCAAAGTATTCAAACAGTCCACCACGATTCACTTGCGCTACCACAACTCCGGAATTAACACCCAATTCCTTTTTGCGAGCTGCAGAAGCGGGTACAAAACTAGCACCTAATTTATTGTAAATTTCGGTTGCACTTTTACTGGATCCTGAAGCCGTTTTCTTAGCGTCTTCTTCTGCCTTCAGTGTAACGGTTACATTTCTTTCTTTACCACCTGACTTGATAGTAAGATTGACTTTATCACCAGGACGAAGACGCGCTACACGTTCCTGAAGATCTGATGAAGAGTAAATAACTTTGTCTTCGATCTTCGTAATCAGGTCTCCCGGCTTGATTCCAGCAGCTTTAGCAGCCCCATTAGCTACTACATCCTGAACATAAAGACCGTTCAACTCATCAAGACCTTTTTGTTTAGCCAGTTCAGGTGACATTTCTGTAAATGTAACTCCGATCAAGCCTCTTTTTACTGATCCGAATTTCACAAAATCATCCATGATCTTTTTCATCAGATTCACCGGAATAGCAAAGCCATATCCTGCATATACCCCCGTAGGAGATGCAATAGCAGAGTTAATACCGATCAACTCACCGCGGGCATTTACTAAAGCTCCGCCACTATTTCCTTTGTTGATCACAGCATCTGTCTGGATGAAAGATTCAATAGCGGTATTAATAATCGGCTCTTCTGATTGCTGACCATAACCTCTTGGATATCCTTGCGGATTTTGTGATTCTCCTAAAATACCAATCTGACGACCTTTTGCACTCACAATACCAGCTGTCACGGTAGACTGCAGACTCAACGGATAGCCTACTGCCAGTACCCACTCGCCAATCTGAACATCGTCCGAATTTCCTAATTTAACGATAGGGAGCTTTGTCGCACTAACTTTCAATAATGCCAGATCCGTATTAGGATCACGCCCGATAACCTTAGCTTCAAAAGTACGCTTGTCCGTCAGCTGCACTTCTATTTTATCAGCATCTTCAACAACGTGATTATTCGTTACGATATAACCATCATCGGAGATAATCACCCCGGAACCCGAAGCCTGTTGTGGGGCACGAGGCTGTGATCTGCGCCCTTGAGGCATTCCGAAAAATTCTTCAAACATATCAAACGGTGATCCGGATTCTCCTCCTCTTGAACCTTTATTTGAATAGGTGGTTCGGATATGTACTACACCCGGAGATACCGCAGCAGCTGCCTGTGTAAAATCAGGGTTACCTGTTGAAGCCATTACTTCACCAGAGGGATTATTTGCATAGTAAACTTTTTGTCTTTCTTCGAAAGACATGTTGTCATAACGTTGATTCTCGAAGAGTTTATACCCTCCGATGGCAATCGCACCACCGAAGGCCGCTGTCATCAATGTTAAAGTGATTTTTTTCATATTATCTTTCATCTTGTGTCTTTTATTAATTTACCAAAAAAACGTTAACACTCATTATTTATAAATCTTATATTCAAATGTAATACCATTTGGCAGCTGTTGTCAAGTCATGTCAGTTAAAAAGTGTTAACAATAAAGCATCTTAAGAAGATTTTAACAAGATTTAACGATTGGCCAAATTATTGTAACAAGAATATTAAATTTGTAGCATATTTCAGCAAAAATGACAGATCAAATCAAATTTTATAAATATCAGGGAGCAGGCAATGATTTTATCCTGATCGATAATCGAAAAGGAGGCTTTGAGCGTTCAAATGAAGACTTAGTAAAACAATTATGCGACCGCAGATTTGGAGTCGGCGCTGACGGATTGATGCTCCTTCAAGATACGAAAAATTTTGATTTTGAAATGGTCTATTATAATGCCGATGGCAGAGAAGGCAGCATGTGTGGCAATGGTGGACGTTGTATTGTCGCATTTGCCCGTGACCTTGATATCATCCGTCAGAACACTGCCTTTTTGGCAGTAGACGGTCCCCATCAGGCTCAAATACATGACAACCAGGTCAATCTGCAGATGATAGATGTAGACCAGGTCACGAAAGATGAAACAGCATATGTTCTCAACACAGGGTCTCCGCATTTTATTAAAACAGTAAGCGATCTCAAAAATATGGATGTGTATAAGGAAGGATACACCATTCGTAATAATGATACCTATAAAAACGAAGGCATCAATGTTAACTTCGTCGAGAAAGAAGAAAACGGATATTTTGTACGCACTTTTGAAAGAGGTGTCGAAGATGAAACATTAGCCTGCGGAACAGGCGCAACAGCAGCCGCAATGGCAATGGCCATCGAAGAAAATCTGGAAGGACAGCTCGAAATACCTATCCGTGTATTGGGCGGACAGCTCTACATTAGCTTCTTCAAAAAAGGGCTTACTTTCAAAGAAGTTTACCTCAAAGGTCCTGCAAACTATGTCTTTGAAGGAAATATTTAAAACGGAACACAAAATTTATCTACATAAAAGGTAGATTATCTCACAAACCAACAAAAAAACCACAAGAATCACTATATTAGAAACCTTTTTAGTGATTTTTAGCTTTTAAATGCAGCAGACAAAAGATAATCTGAGTTACAAACTTGTTTATTCCTTAGGGGAACATCCATATCTGGGGTTCCTGATCGAACCGCACATTGTATTTTTGAATGCAAATGGCAGCTATTCGCTCAAATACAAACGGGTGTTCAGCAACACAGTGGATGAATTTGCAGACAAACTTGATGAAACGGACTATAAGCTTATCAAACTATTAGACGAAACAGAGCAAACCCACGTAATCAAACGCTATCACAAAAAAGCCGTTCGGCCAATAGATTTCTTTGCCAAAATATTTGACAAGAAATTTTACGATTATATCCGTCCGAAATTAGACAACAAATTGCTGAAGGTATTGGATCTTATCGGAGATAAACCGCTATTTTTAATGAGTAAAGATGGATATCCGGCAGAGCAGCAGCTACATCTTGCCCCTCTTCCGGCATCGGTATTATTCCATTTCCGGCGTAGCGAAGAAGAAACACGTTATTTCCCAACCATCAAGTACGATGACAACCGGATCGAATTTATGTTTAAAGATGCCCAGGTTGTTATCAATGAACAGGCCTGGTTGCTATTGGGAAACACACTCTATCATTTTGATCAGGCTGTGGAAGGGAAGAAACTAAGTCCTTTTCTCAATAAAAGATATATTTCAGTCCCGAGGGGAACGGAGAAAAAGTACTTTGAAACGTTCGTATGCGGACTTATTGAAAAATATCATGTCTACGCAGAAGGTTTTGATATCAAAACCTATCAGCACGAAGCCACACCGATCATCAAGCTGGTGCATCTCCATACCGGATCGCAATTACAGTTGTTATTTCAGTATGGCCCTTACCTTTTCGAATCCGGAGGTGAACATCGCGTCACAGTAAGAATGACCTATGATGAAGCTGAAGATCTCTACACTTTCCACCGCATAAAACGTTCTCTTGTATGGGAAGAGAAGCAATTTGCCCTTTTAGAAAAACTGGGACTGGAGAAAATCGATAAATTATTCAGCAATCTTATTCCAAACGAACAAAACGGAGGTGAGGTCAATACATTGGAGTGGCTTTCGAGGCATCAGGAACAATTGCTTGAATCCGGCTTCCAGGTTATTCAGGAAGAATCCGCAAAACGATATTTTATTGGGAAAACGGTTCTTGATATAGCCGTTGAAGAAGATAATGACTGGTTTGATGTTAAAGCAGTAGCTCGGTTCGGGCCATACGAGATCCCTTTTATACAATTAAGGAATAATATCCTAAATAACATTCGGGAATTTGTACTTCCAAATGGGGAGATTGCGATTATTCCGGAAGAGTGGTTCGCACAATACCAACATTTATTTCATTTCTCTTCCACAAAAAACGAGCTTAAACTTAATAAAGTACACATTGGGGTACTTAATGATATCAGTGAACATACCGCACTTACCTTCACACGTAAATTAGAAAAACTTGCCGATTTTGAAGAAATAAGTGATGTTGCCGAACCTAAAAATTTTAAAGGACAGCTACGTCCCTATCAAAAGGCAGGATATAACTGGTTTCATTTTCTGCAACATTATAAATTCGGTGGTGTGCTGGCAGACGATATGGGACTTGGAAAGACTATTCAAACGCTGGCTTTACTTCAAAAACAGAAAGAAGACACCGGAGAGGATGGACAGCCTCATACTTCTCTTTTGATTCTCCCGACTTCTCTGATTTATAACTGGCAAAAGGAAGCGTCTAAGTTTGCACCCAAACTCAGAATCCTGCTGCATACCGGAACCAACAGGATCAAGGATAACTTCTCCCTTTCACATTTCGATCTGGTGATCACTACATATGGTATTGTACGAAGTGACGAGGAAATGCTTGAAAAGTTTTACTTTAACTACATCATTCTGGACGAAAGTCAGAATATCAAAAATCCTGCATCCAAATCATTTAAAGCTATCAAAAGCCTTAAAAGCCGGCATAAGCTTGCATTAAGTGGTACGCCGGTTGAAAACTCAGTATCCGACCTTTGGGCGCAGATGCACTTCACCAATCCCGGATTACTCGGTACATTCACTTATTTTCAAAAGGAATTTGTACAGCCTATAGAGAAAAAGAAAGATGAAGAGCGGGCAAAGAAACTACAGTCTATTGTCAAACCTTTTATCCTCAGACGAACAAAAGATCAGGTAGCAACAGAACTGCCTCCTAAAACGGAGCAAATTATCTATTGTGAAATGACTGAAGATCAATCTGAAACTTATGAAAAGGTAAAATCCGAATACCGCAATGCATTGCTAAATGTTAATACTGAAGATAAAGCAAAAACGTCGCAGATAACATTGTTGCAGGGATTGACAAAATTACGTCAGCTGGCTAATCATCCAAAGATGATTGATGATGACTTTGAAGGAAATTCCGGCAAATTTGATTTGGTACTGGAAACCTTAGAATCTGTATTGCATGTTGGAAACAAGGTGCTTATTTTTTCTCAGTTTGTTAAGCAGCTAAGTATTTTCAGAACTTATTTTGAAGAGAAGGGAATTCAGTATGCTTATCTGGACGGTGCTACGAAAAACCGTTCGGAGGCCGTCGCTGAGTTTCAAAAGAATAAGAATACCAAGCTGTTTCTTATATCCATCAAAGCCGGTGGTGTAGGATTGAATCTTATCGAAGCGGATTATGTATTTATTCTCGACCCGTGGTGGAATCCTGCTGTCGAACAGCAGGCTGTGGATCGGTCGCATCGTATCGGACAGACCCGTAGTGTATTTATTTATAAGTTCATTACAAAAGATACTGTAGAAGAAAAAATACTGGCTATGCAAAACCGAAAAAGAGGAATTGCAAAAAGTCTAATCACTACTGAAGAAAGTTTCATTAAGTCCCTTTCACAGGAAGATCTGAAAGAACTTTTGGGATAAAAAAAGGCATAGGTATTTATAAGATTAAATACCTATGCCTTTTTATGGATTTACAATTGTTTTCTAAAGTTAACTACGCTCTCTTTCACATCTTCTTTATTGTTCTCCCAGTTGTATTCATATTCTGCAGAGATCATCCCAGCAAACTTCTGTCTTTTCAGTTCATTAATAACATCTTTCATTCCGATAACACCTGTTCCCCAATGTACGTCGTGAGCTTTCTTATCTCCAAATACATTCAGATCCTTGAAATGAACATGGAAAATACGGCCTTCCAGTTTTTTTAAGGATTCTACAGGATTAAGTCCCGAACGTACCCAGTGTCCTACATCTGCACAAGCTCCCATTCTTTCACTTTTACCTTTTAATAAAGTCACGATTTTATCCGGATTCCAATAGAATGAAGGATTAGGATGATTGTGTATGGCAGCTTTAATATCATATTTATCACACAACTGAGATACTGTCTCCAGGTCCGCTTCTTTTGGTTCACAATTAATAACCGGAATATCCATTGATTTTGCAAAAGCAAATATCTTTTCCCATTCTGCAGCATCTTTTCCGGATACTACCCCATATGCCTGAAGGGAAATATTCTTCTTCTTCAACAGAGCCTTAACCGCTTTCTTACTTTCTTCAGAAAGGTTATAATCCATCTTTCCTACAATTCCTCCGCCAATTTCCTGGCCAGGAAAAGCCTCTACATAACGCAGATCACAGCTGTCAATTTTATCTAAAGCCTGAGCAAAAGTAAAGAGTCTGAACGTGTAAGCCTGTGAACCCAGCTTCCAGTTTAATTTTTTCTCAGGATAAGTTGTTGTCTTTTTCTGAGCGTAAATCGATACTGTCGTTAGTGCAATCAGTGCACAAATAAGGAGTTTTATGTTTCTCATATTAGTAGTTTTTGCATCCGCAATGGGGATGGTTGATCTTCCAAATGTACCTATTTGGGCTGCATTCATAAAGTGAATAGTCTATCATTTCTGTTATAAAAAAGCCCGTCCGGAAATATTTGCATTCCGGACGGGCTTGTTCTTTTAGTACTGTGCTATTCTTTAGCTAAATAAAGGTAATGCTTTGCCAATACGTCGAATAACCTCGTCTTTACCCAAAAGTTCTGTTATCTGGAAGACATCGGGACCAAACTTTCCACCTACCAGCATAATACGGTATGGCATCATCAATTCGCCCATCTTAAGGCCTGAACTTGCTATTTTCTCTTTGAACAAGGGGTCTAATACTTCTGTTTTCCAATCAGATTGTTGTTCAAAATCATTTAATATTTCCTGAAAAAAAGCTGTTTTTTGTTCATTCCATTTCGGCTTTACAGCTTCCACATCGTATTGTTCCGGAGTTACAAAAAAGAACGATGCCTGTGTCCAGAAATCTTCAACATAGGTGAGACGCTCTTTGACAGCGCCTAATACGGTCAACATATATGCGTCAGTCTGTGTAGAGGGGTCAACCCCATGTTGTTGTATATTTTCTTTTATTTTAGGTAACAGAGCAACATCATCCGTACGTTTGATCCACTCATGATTGAACCATTTTGCTTTTTCAAAATCAAACTTAGCTCCAGCTTTGCTGACACGTGAAACAGAGAATTTGTCGATCAGCTCTGCCAATGAAAACAATTCCTGCTCAGTCCCGTCATTCCACCCCAATACTCCCAGCATATTAACAAATGCTTCCGGTAAAAAGCCTAATTCTCTAAATCCTTTAGTCAGATCTCCGGTCTTAGGATCGGTCCAGTTCATTGCATATACCGGAAATCCCAGACGATCACCATCACGCTTGCTCAACTTACCGTTACCATCTGGTTTCAGAATTAACGGCAGGTGTGCCCATTGAGGCATTTCAGCAGACCAGCCCAGATATTCCCAAAGCAATATATGTACTGGAGCAGATGGCAACCACTCTTCCCCTCTGAAGATATGACTGATTTCCATAGCTTTATCATCTACGACTACAGCAAGATGATAAGTCGGCATTCCGTCCGCTTTCAATAGGACTTTATCGTCTACAAGACCGGTTTCAAAGCTCACTCTTCCACGAATCATATCCTCAAAAGAAACAGTCTCTTCCTGAGGCATTTTGATACGAATAGTATGAGAATGACCTTCAGCCAGCAATTGTTGCGTTTCTTCAGCAGATAGACTCAACGAGTTACGAAGGATCATACGATTCTCATGACTATATCTGAAGTTGGGCTGAATCTTTCTTTGCTCATCCAGTTCCTCTGCGGTATCAAACGCATAGTAGGCATATCCCTTTTCTACCAACTGTTCTGCATACTGGCGGTAAGAAGGTTTACGCTCACTCTGTCTGTATGGACCATAAGCACCTTCTTTGGAAGGGCTTTCGTCTGGTACTATTCCGCACCAGGCGAGGCATTCATTGATATATTCCTCAGCTCCCGGGACAAATCTTGTCTGATCGGTATCCTCAATACGGAGGATAAATTCACCTTGATGCTGACGTGCAAACAAATAGTTAAATAAGGCTGTACGTACACCTCCTAAGTGCAGACCGCCGGTAGGACTGGGAGCAAAACGCACCCTAACTCTTTTTTGAGAACTCATACTGCAAAATTACCATAAAATTTTTTATTTGCGACAACTGTTATCTTCTGTTAAAGTTTGACCATATTTATCACAACTCATCTATTTTCCCTATTTTGCAGCATCATTTTGCAAAATCGGCGCATGAATCCTTATCAATACAATAAACAACGCTGGAAATTTTTATTACTGATTTTTGCAGCGATCATCGCTGGAGCATCTCTTTTCTACACCAATAATCTGGTCAAAAATCTGTCTGCATCCGAACGGACAAAAGCCCAGGTATGGGCGATGAGTACCAAAAGTATTATTACCATGCCCGATGTAGATGACGAGTTTATCACTTTCATCTATGCTGTAAGAGATAGTCTCGCACTGCCAGCCATTATCACAGATCAGAAGGATAACATTATATTCTGGAGAGATCTGGATCCTACTAAAACTAATATCAAACACAGCGAACAGGATTCTGTTGCAGCCAATACCCCGGTCTATGATCCCGGATACTTTCAGAAAGAACTGAAGGAAATGAAGCGTAGTCATCCGCCTATTACCATTAACCTGGATAATGGAGACCAATGGCAGGTATTTTATAAAGACTCTAATGAACTTATACAGCTCAGGATATTTCCTTATGTACAGCTATCCGTTATTGCAATTTTTCTTATAATCGCTTACACGGTATTTAATTCGATCAAAAAGTCAGAGCAAAACCTGGTATGGGTGGGTATGGCAAAAGAAGCCGCACATCAGTTAGGCACACCAATTTCTTCTTTAATGGGTTGGCTGGAACTTGTCAGAATGAGGTTTGATGCAGAGGATGATAACATTCTGAACGAAATGGAAAGAGATGTCAAACGGCTGGAGATTGTTGCTGATCGGTTTTCCAAGATCGGCTCCATACCATCCTTATCCAACTACAATGTATATACAATTGTGAATGATTTCATCAATTATTTCAGAATACGGACCAGTGATAAAATTACATTCACCCTTACGGGTGACACCCATATTGAAGCCAAGCTTAATGCACCTCTGTTTGACTGGATCCTCGAAAATCTGCTCAAAAATGCAGTAAATGCTATTGAATCAGAAGGGTTAGTCAGTGTTAACATTTCAGAAAACATTGCAAAAGAAGAAATTTTTATAGACATTAGTGATACGGGAAAAGGAATTCCGAAATCAAATTTTGAGACCGTCTTCCAACCGGGCTTTACAACCCGTAAAAGAGGATGGGGGTTGGGACTGAGCCTGACCAAACGTATGGTAGACTATCATAAAGGACAGATTTTTGTCAAAGAATCCGAAATAGGAAAAGGAACAACATTTAGAATAGTATTAAAAAGTAATTTAAGATATGAACCCACTCAAATCGGATGAGTATCCGGCAATCTATGCGGACTACATTGAAACTATTGTCGGAGACGTAATGGAAGTCCTGGAAGAGCAGCTGAGCACTTTTCCTGCTTTTATTTCATCTATCCCCAAAGAGAAAGAGCTGTACAAATATGCAGAGGATAAATGGTCGATTAAAGAGGTATTGTGCCACATTCTGGATGCAGAACGCGTCATGTCCTACCGTGCATTGCGGTTTGCAAGAAATGATATGACTTCGTTACCTGCATTTGAACAGGAAGAGTTTGTACAAAACGGACGGCACAATGAGCGCACACTGGAAAGTATAATTGAGGAGTTCAATTATCTCAGACGATCAAATTTATCCTTGTTTCATACTTTTAATGAAACGGAATTGAATCGTAAAGGGATGGCTTCAGACCGTCTCATCAGTGTTCGTGCATTTGTTTATATTGTAGCCGGCCACTTGAACCATCACAAATTTATTATACAAGAACGTTATCTTAATCCTGACAATGAGTAGTATCTGGTTTAAAGAATATAATCTGGATGAACTAAACGTCATATTTGAAAAAAATATGACTGGTTTTCTGGGTATTAAAGCAACTGAACTGACAGAGAACAGCATTACGGCAACTATGCCTGTTAATGAAAAGACTAAACAGCCATTTGGACTTTTGCATGGAGGAGCTTCTGTAGTATTAGCCGAATCTGTAGGAAGCATTGCTTCTAATATGGTTGTCAATGACGAAAAATATATGGGCGTAGGATTAGAGATTAATGCAAATCATATACGGTCAGCAACAGATAAAGAGGTAACAGCTATATGTAGCCCCTTACATATCGGTGCTACAACACATGTCTGGGATATACGGATTAATAATCATCGCGGGCAATTGCTTTGCATATCTAGACTTACGGTTGCTATTGTTCCAAAAAGATAATTTGTTACAAAACTTTTTAAAAAATACATTGTCTAATACGTATATAAACCATTTTCTTGGTTTTGTGATACGGTTTAGGTTTTTAGAGCGGTTCCACCCCCTGGATTCGCTCTTCTTTTGTAATATCCTTAGTATAATTAATATAAAACTGAGGTTTTTTTATTAATATTATAAGATTTTTTAACCTGTCTATCGATTTAACAAACGTTTGCATAAACATTTGCATTTAAAAAGTGAAATTATTTCAGTAGCCTTGTAATAAAGATTTTTTCCAACAATAAAATAATCTATAATCCTAAACATGGAACCACAAAAAACTAATCAACAATCTACTCTGGGCCCAATGATAATCATTGGCTCGCTTTTTTTCATCTTCGGTTTTGCCACGTGGCTTAACTCTCTTCTTATTCCATACCTGAAAATAGCATGTGAATTATCCGAGTTTCAATCGTACCTGGTGACTTTTGCTTTTTACATTGCGTACTTAGTGATGGCGCCTGTATCTACACGTGTACTTGACAAATTCGGCTTCAAGAAGGGGATGTCTATTGCGCTTGGCATTATGGCAGTAGGTGCGTTGTTATTTATTCCGGCAGCCTATATGCGTACCTATGCGATCTTTTTGATTGGTTTATTTGTTATGGGCGGAGGTTTGGCCATTCTTCAAACCGCATCTAACCCCTACATCACTATTATAGGTCCTGTCGAAACAGCTGCACGCCGAATCAGTATCATGGGTATCTGTAATAAATTTGCCGGTGCTCTTGCCCCTATTATTCTGGGGATGTTCCTGAATCTTGAACAAGCAGATCAGGTTACAAAACAGATGGACAGCATGACGCCTGAGCAACATGCCGCAGCACTGGATCAAGTTGCTCTTCAGGTTGTTAACCCTTATATCGGTATCGTTGTAGTGTTACTTATTCTTTCTATATGGATTTCATTTTCAAATTTACCCGAAGCAAAAGGTAATGAAGAAGAGACATCGGATCATCACCAGGTCTCAGAAGGCAAGAAGAGTGTATTCGATTTTCCACATGTTATATTAGGTTTTGTTGCTCTATTTCTCTATGTAGGAGTCGAAGTACTAGCCGGTGATAGTATTATAGCCTATGGAACATCTCAGGGCGTAGCATTGGGCACTGCCAAATTCTTTACATCCTTCACTATGGGTGCAATGGTTGTCGGTTATCTTATCGGAATCGTAGCTATTCCTAAGTATCTGTCTCAGGAAAATGCACTTAAATTCTGTGCAATATTAGGCGCTATTTTCTCTATGGGAATTGTATTTACCAATGGAATGGTCTCCCTGACTTTTGTGGCATTACTTGGTTTTGCAAATTCATTAGTATGGCCGGCAATTTGGCCGCTTGCACTTAAAGGTGTAGGTAAGTTTACCAATGCTGTTTCAGGTCTGTTGGTAATGGGTATTGCCGGAGGGGCAATAATCCCGCTTCTGTACGGAAAACTTTCGGGATTAATTGGCTCACATCAGGCATACTGGATTGCACTGCCATGCTATCTGTTTATTTTATATTATGCCGTATCAGGCCACAAAGCAGGTAAAGCATAAATTCAATCTTTGAAATTTAAACTTTTTAAAAGCAATTATAAACATGTATTATAATTGCTTTTTTAGCATAATTACAACTTAATACTATGAGCATTAAACCTTTTTTAACAGGTCTGACCCTGTTTTGTTCCACCTTATTGTTCGGGCAGATCGGACATGAGTCTGCTGATCCGAAACCCGGTAGTTCTGCTAATTGGAAGACCGTTAGCCCCGACATTAATCTTTCCTTTTCATCAACCAATTTTAGTCACTCCAAGACCACGCCCCCTCAGCAGCAGGCATTGACAAAATCATGGACTCAGAAAGCCTGGAAAGGTGAGAAAGTCGGAATACAGGCCGTGCTGTGGTCTTCAAAAGATTTTCAGGATATCGACTTGTCTGTAACAGACCTGACCGCTGCTTCTAAAAATACCATCAGCGCAGATCATATCACCATCAGCTATGTAAGTTATGTTATGTCGGATCTTATTGGAAATCTCAAATCTGGTTGTGGTATCAGCGGAAAACTGGATTCTATCTTAGTGGCTGACCGTATTGAAAACGAACAACACTTTCAATATGAGAAAAATACAACCCGCCCGATATGGATATCTCTGGATATTCCGCAGAACACCAAAGCTGGCATCTATAAAGGTAAGGTCATAGCAAAAAGTGGTAATAAAGCTCAGGAAATCAATTATAGTATAGAGGTTCTGGATCATACACTACCCACCAGCGACCAGTGGCAGTTTCACCTGGATCTCTGGCAGAACCCGTTCTCTACCGCACGTTACTATAATGTAGAGCCCTTTTCAGATAAACACCTGGAGATATTAAAACCCTACATGCAGAAGTTAGCCAGTGCCGGACAAAAGAGTATTACCGCCAGTATTATTCATGATCCCTGGAACGGACAGACGTATGATAAATATCAGACGATGATCAAATGGAT
The Sphingobacterium spiritivorum genome window above contains:
- a CDS encoding hotdog fold thioesterase — translated: MSSIWFKEYNLDELNVIFEKNMTGFLGIKATELTENSITATMPVNEKTKQPFGLLHGGASVVLAESVGSIASNMVVNDEKYMGVGLEINANHIRSATDKEVTAICSPLHIGATTHVWDIRINNHRGQLLCISRLTVAIVPKR
- a CDS encoding DinB family protein; the encoded protein is MNPLKSDEYPAIYADYIETIVGDVMEVLEEQLSTFPAFISSIPKEKELYKYAEDKWSIKEVLCHILDAERVMSYRALRFARNDMTSLPAFEQEEFVQNGRHNERTLESIIEEFNYLRRSNLSLFHTFNETELNRKGMASDRLISVRAFVYIVAGHLNHHKFIIQERYLNPDNE
- the gltX gene encoding glutamate--tRNA ligase, translated to MSSQKRVRVRFAPSPTGGLHLGGVRTALFNYLFARQHQGEFILRIEDTDQTRFVPGAEEYINECLAWCGIVPDESPSKEGAYGPYRQSERKPSYRQYAEQLVEKGYAYYAFDTAEELDEQRKIQPNFRYSHENRMILRNSLSLSAEETQQLLAEGHSHTIRIKMPQEETVSFEDMIRGRVSFETGLVDDKVLLKADGMPTYHLAVVVDDKAMEISHIFRGEEWLPSAPVHILLWEYLGWSAEMPQWAHLPLILKPDGNGKLSKRDGDRLGFPVYAMNWTDPKTGDLTKGFRELGFLPEAFVNMLGVLGWNDGTEQELFSLAELIDKFSVSRVSKAGAKFDFEKAKWFNHEWIKRTDDVALLPKIKENIQQHGVDPSTQTDAYMLTVLGAVKERLTYVEDFWTQASFFFVTPEQYDVEAVKPKWNEQKTAFFQEILNDFEQQSDWKTEVLDPLFKEKIASSGLKMGELMMPYRIMLVGGKFGPDVFQITELLGKDEVIRRIGKALPLFS
- a CDS encoding sensor histidine kinase encodes the protein MNPYQYNKQRWKFLLLIFAAIIAGASLFYTNNLVKNLSASERTKAQVWAMSTKSIITMPDVDDEFITFIYAVRDSLALPAIITDQKDNIIFWRDLDPTKTNIKHSEQDSVAANTPVYDPGYFQKELKEMKRSHPPITINLDNGDQWQVFYKDSNELIQLRIFPYVQLSVIAIFLIIAYTVFNSIKKSEQNLVWVGMAKEAAHQLGTPISSLMGWLELVRMRFDAEDDNILNEMERDVKRLEIVADRFSKIGSIPSLSNYNVYTIVNDFINYFRIRTSDKITFTLTGDTHIEAKLNAPLFDWILENLLKNAVNAIESEGLVSVNISENIAKEEIFIDISDTGKGIPKSNFETVFQPGFTTRKRGWGLGLSLTKRMVDYHKGQIFVKESEIGKGTTFRIVLKSNLRYEPTQIG
- a CDS encoding sugar MFS transporter, yielding MEPQKTNQQSTLGPMIIIGSLFFIFGFATWLNSLLIPYLKIACELSEFQSYLVTFAFYIAYLVMAPVSTRVLDKFGFKKGMSIALGIMAVGALLFIPAAYMRTYAIFLIGLFVMGGGLAILQTASNPYITIIGPVETAARRISIMGICNKFAGALAPIILGMFLNLEQADQVTKQMDSMTPEQHAAALDQVALQVVNPYIGIVVVLLILSIWISFSNLPEAKGNEEETSDHHQVSEGKKSVFDFPHVILGFVALFLYVGVEVLAGDSIIAYGTSQGVALGTAKFFTSFTMGAMVVGYLIGIVAIPKYLSQENALKFCAILGAIFSMGIVFTNGMVSLTFVALLGFANSLVWPAIWPLALKGVGKFTNAVSGLLVMGIAGGAIIPLLYGKLSGLIGSHQAYWIALPCYLFILYYAVSGHKAGKA